Proteins encoded by one window of Pseudochaenichthys georgianus chromosome 9, fPseGeo1.2, whole genome shotgun sequence:
- the sdhaf1 gene encoding succinate dehydrogenase assembly factor 1, mitochondrial translates to MARHSKLQKQILALYRQFLRAGQNKPGFIPRIRDDFRQNAGIKKTDVMHIEYLYRRGQRQLEQLRDVNTKQLGSFAKPAEKS, encoded by the coding sequence ATGGCGAGGCACAGTAAGCTGCAGAAGCAGATCCTGGCTCTGTACCGGCAGTTCCTGCGGGCCGGACAAAACAAACCAGGATTCATCCCCCGAATCCGTGACGACTTCAGACAGAACGCTGGCATCAAGAAGACGGACGTGATGCACATCGAGTACCTGTACCGACGAGGGCAGAGGCAGCTGGAGCAGCTGAGGGACGTCAACACCAAACAGTTGGGCTCCTTCGCCAAACCTGCAGAAAAGagctga